GTTCATGCTCAACCACTGTTCGCGCTGACTAGCTCCGAATTGATCAAAGCCATCGGCGATGATAATGTTCACGCCAATCTGCATGACTCGCTGAATCATGCCCGGACCATACTTGGTATCCCCACGGTTGAACGGACGGGACCGTTTATCCCCACAGTTGCCCGTGAAGCCAAGCGAAAGCCCGACCAGAAAGATTGAAGATTAAGGTAACCTCGCGGAATTGTTATCGTTATATTAACTAAGGGAGAAATCAATTAGTGCGGTTACTTTGCGTTCGCGATATCATCATTACCGTAATCATCGGACTCGTTGTTAGCAGTCCCCTTTTTGCATTTCGATTCCAATCATCTGACGAAATATATCTGAGCGGCGACATTCAGGAAGACCTGATGTTGGCCGCCGGTACCGTCAACTTCGACGGTAACCTGTATGGCGATCTGCTGGCAGCATCACGGACCCTCTCTTTTGACGGCATGATCGATGGTAACTTGAATGCAGTCGGTCAGCGCATCGCCGTGAACGGTGAAATCTGCCGTTCCTTGCGCGCATTTGCGCAGTCGGTAAACATCAGCTCCCGTGTGGAAGGTGATGTAGTTGCGTTCGCAAGTGAAGTGACTCTCGGATCGGATGCCGAAATCGGCCGCGATATCGCAGCCTTTGGAACGGAAGTCTTTCTCGATGGCACCATCGGATCCGACGCCTATGTATATGCCAACATTGTGACTGTGACTGGCCGTATCGAGGGCAACCTCAAGATCGAGGCCAACAAGATATCAATCGCTCCCGGTGCCTACATCGGCGGCGATTTCAATTATGAATCGAAGACAAAAGCAAAGGTCTCTGCGGAGTCACAGATTCTCGGCGAAACGCGGTGGAAGAAACGCACCAGCGATGGCGAATCCGGCGGGATTGCCGATTGGATACCACCGCCGGGAGGGATACTCTGGTCGATAGTGTTTCTCGTCGGCTCGATCCTGACGGGGATTCTCGTGATTGTCATTAGTCGTGGAGCAGTCTATTCGGTTGTCGATGAGATACGCACGAACGGCGCGGTGTCCGGGTTCCTTGGACTCGCGATCATTGCACTGATGCCGGTGTTGATTGTACTGACCGGGATTACCCTGCTCGGACTGCCGGTCGCGCTAGCCGGATTTACCGTCTATGCCCTTCTCTTCTTCATTGGAAAAGTTTTCGCCTCGATTGCACTCGGTGCATTTCTCATCGGACTCATTCGCAAAGGCAAGAAGGTCTCACTGGGTTGGTCGTTGGTACTCGGCATGCTCATTCTCGCGCTCTTATTCAAGATACCGGTGCTTGGATGGTTCATTTATCTGGGGGCGTGGTCAGTGGGCGTTGGTGCAATCGTGATCAGAGTATTCCGCAGGAAATCTCCAGTCGTCGCTGAAGCTGTTGCTGTACAATAGCGGTCAGACTACTCAGAATTTGAATTCAAGCTCGATGCGACGATTCTGCTCGCGTCCATTCCTCGTTCTGTTTGAAGCCATGAAATTGCTTTCGCCGCGTCCAATAGATGTGATTCGGCTATCTGCCACACCGGCACTTGCCAGGTAGTTCTTCACAGCGTCGGCACGTTTCTGTGATAGCTGCAAATTGCCGTCATCAGGACCGACGTCGTCCGTGTACCCATTGACCATTACCGAGACTTCGGGAAACATCTTCAGCATCTTCACAATGGAATCAAACACCGCAGTCTGATCAGATCTAATTTTTACCTCACCGGCATCGAAGAGTTTGTGGAAGACTTGCTTCTCAAATATCTTCACCAGATCGGGACAGCCATCCTGATTAATTGGAAGCTCCTTTGAAGAATCAGGGCACTTGTCTATCGAGTTTTCCACGCCATCATTGTCTAAGTCCAAGACACAGCCGTTGCTGTCGACGGCGACTCCCTTGGCCGTACTCGGACACAAGTCGCGATGGTCGGCAATTCCGTCGCCGTCTGAGTCAGGAGCACATCCCGTGCTATCGACATGTCGAACATCAGCCGGCAATGTCTGCGGACAGCGGTCGATTCCGTCAAAAATCTTGTCATTATCGGAGTCGAGCGGACAACCATCGCGATCAACGATTGCGCCGATTGGTGTGTTCTTACATTTGTCGAGCAGATCGACCACACCATCAGAATCTTTGTCGGTATCAGGCGGAGCCACAAGAGCCGGTACCGATTGCACCGTATCAACTCGCACCGGCACAGGCGGCGGCACAGCTATAACAGTGTCTTTCTCTTCATCTGCATCTTCTTCATAGACCTTGCGACTGATGCGATTTGGATTCTGCGGTTTCTTTTCGGCTTCTTCAAGCATACTCCGGCCCTTGCCGCCGAAGTGGATGGAAACCCCGATACCGAATTGGAGAATGGCGCGAGAACGCGAGTTCTTTACCCACTGTGCAAAGTCAGCGCCGATGCCGGCAAAGTGCGTGTATTCCGCTCCCAGAGAGAACGCGACGCGATCAGTGAGAAGCTGCTCCAGCCCCAGTCCAATTGTAATACCAAACTCGGTTGCCTTGTAATCTCGGGCATTGCCGTCGGTGTTTTCTACGACGATTGCTTCATTGGCAGGATGTGACTTGATGTTCCAGAGTAGCATTTCAAATCGAGCCTGAGCATACGGCGTCGTATGCCCGCGTTGATTTAGATAGAATTTTGGACCAAGAGAAATTCCGGTGAGCGACCAACGTCGATTGGCGCGATCATTGTTGAACTTAAAGAGTGATGTGCTGACAGAGTCGTTGTAGATCTTGCCGCTGCGAAATGCGCCGACAATCGCGAATTGTTGTGAAACCATGTACTGCACATCGGCGCCCCAGTACGGACTGAATAGCCAGATTTGGGCGGAGTCGTTAAGTGCCGGCTGGATTCCATTCAGAACAAGCTGTAACGAAAAGGGGCGGTTTTTGATACTGGCTTGCAGTTCGGCGCTTACGCAGAAAGCAACCGTTACGGCAACACATAGAATCAGAACATACTTTCGCATCCCCCTTAGATATGAAAGTTGTTTGATCTTGTTCAATACAATTTTTGAATCTGTACGCCGGTGTAGTAATGGGTTAGGATTTGGTCGTATGGCAGACCCGCTCGCGCACGACCAATTGCTCCGCATTGACACATACCGACACCGTGCCCGTAGCCTCGGCCATGAATCGAAACGGTCGAAATTCGGCCATTGGCGTTACGCTTTAGGTCCAGTTCGAAGTCCGATGATCTGAGAATGCCCGGTAATCCGGGACGGGCAAATGCCCAGCGAATGATATCTTTGCCAAGATTCGTCTTACCTGCTTCGGTGACAATATTCAACGAAGCTATACGGCCGCCAATAGAACGCGACTCAATTTGCAGATCCTGCAGTTGGCTGCCAAGGCGCGAGCTTGTCCTCCCGGTGGACTTCAGATAGCTGCGGACATTGCCGAGCAGTGTCGCTGCCGGAAACTCTTCGTCCCACGTGTAGTACTTTGACCAGTTGCAGAAAGTGTCGTCCTCCACACTCTTGAGATATGACTTCGCGCTCTTCTCCCACACGTCTTCAATGTTGTCAGTATGACCACCGCAAGTCGAGTGATAGAAGGCATCGATGAGATTGCCGTCGGCCTTCATCACTTCCCCACGTGTCTGCTTGAGTGCGTTGTCGCAAAGGCGAAATTCGCCCTCGACGCCGGTGTACACCTGATCGAGAATTTCGTTAACAAGATCATATTCCTTGTCCGGATACTTGTTGCGTGTCGCCAAGGCATAAGTCCTTGCCGCGACCGCTTGAGCCTTCACCGCCTCAATCTCCTCCGGCTTGCGCCTGCCGATCTCCGGCGCCAATACGCCGCGAAGGTAGTCCTCGACATGCAGCACGTTGACAACATACATCGTATCGTGACCGTCGGAGTAGAACTCGAAGATGCCACGGAATTTTCGTTTGTCGAGCCACAGCCAGCTCTTCTTCTCAGCAACGACAGTTACGCGGCGAAGTTTGGATTCAAGCCGGTTGCCTTTGAGATCATACAGCGCGAGGTATTGACCTTCCGGCCTCACCGCGACATTGACAGCCGAATAGTACGCCGACTTTTCGTCATTGATGTTCCAGGTGCGTACGACGCAATCACCTTTGGCACCGACTTGAACTTCGTTCTTCGTATGAAGGACCCGCACTCGGATAATCGGTTGCTTGAGTTTATCGTAGCCCTCTTGTCGTAGTGCATAGTTCATCCGGGCGCATGATGACACAAGCAACATTGCGCAGATCTGTATCAGAAGTATCTTCAGTTTCATGGCATTGAAATCTTTCCCAAGATTGCCGTTCG
This genomic interval from bacterium contains the following:
- a CDS encoding SpoIID/LytB domain-containing protein; its protein translation is MKLKILLIQICAMLLVSSCARMNYALRQEGYDKLKQPIIRVRVLHTKNEVQVGAKGDCVVRTWNINDEKSAYYSAVNVAVRPEGQYLALYDLKGNRLESKLRRVTVVAEKKSWLWLDKRKFRGIFEFYSDGHDTMYVVNVLHVEDYLRGVLAPEIGRRKPEEIEAVKAQAVAARTYALATRNKYPDKEYDLVNEILDQVYTGVEGEFRLCDNALKQTRGEVMKADGNLIDAFYHSTCGGHTDNIEDVWEKSAKSYLKSVEDDTFCNWSKYYTWDEEFPAATLLGNVRSYLKSTGRTSSRLGSQLQDLQIESRSIGGRIASLNIVTEAGKTNLGKDIIRWAFARPGLPGILRSSDFELDLKRNANGRISTVSIHGRGYGHGVGMCQCGAIGRARAGLPYDQILTHYYTGVQIQKLY
- a CDS encoding OmpA family protein, which encodes MRKYVLILCVAVTVAFCVSAELQASIKNRPFSLQLVLNGIQPALNDSAQIWLFSPYWGADVQYMVSQQFAIVGAFRSGKIYNDSVSTSLFKFNNDRANRRWSLTGISLGPKFYLNQRGHTTPYAQARFEMLLWNIKSHPANEAIVVENTDGNARDYKATEFGITIGLGLEQLLTDRVAFSLGAEYTHFAGIGADFAQWVKNSRSRAILQFGIGVSIHFGGKGRSMLEEAEKKPQNPNRISRKVYEEDADEEKDTVIAVPPPVPVRVDTVQSVPALVAPPDTDKDSDGVVDLLDKCKNTPIGAIVDRDGCPLDSDNDKIFDGIDRCPQTLPADVRHVDSTGCAPDSDGDGIADHRDLCPSTAKGVAVDSNGCVLDLDNDGVENSIDKCPDSSKELPINQDGCPDLVKIFEKQVFHKLFDAGEVKIRSDQTAVFDSIVKMLKMFPEVSVMVNGYTDDVGPDDGNLQLSQKRADAVKNYLASAGVADSRITSIGRGESNFMASNRTRNGREQNRRIELEFKF